The proteins below come from a single Sesamum indicum cultivar Zhongzhi No. 13 unplaced genomic scaffold, S_indicum_v1.0 scaffold00235, whole genome shotgun sequence genomic window:
- the LOC105179909 gene encoding uncharacterized protein LOC105179909: MPPVTHPFSAVRWELTDGEQLVDSPSHGRPAPPISFHQRNLDAYGDLGNRIIHQHPSDLRKFYLADHNPPPLGIKSVNQGRPTISFTNTETEELAAPFRFSLVGKFSHGAPPYSQMHQLIARLGIQGAFTVSMINSKHTLISLSCESDYSRLWLRRIWFLQGFPMRIFKWTPTFTPTQESSVVPIFVCFPKLPAHLFHKEALFSVASMVGSPLQIDALTLNKSKLSQARVCVEIDLLKPIIEEFDLHINDVTIVQKVVFEYLPKYCFLCKHVGHKDSDCFSKGNAPKPPPRNKINPRHRQFAGIETKQARDRGTKMTVSVGHPTADENSEGSKAPLPAEEAERSIADEPEKGDKDQQENDNVAEQIHSHEKQGNLKMDNTELLDEDWNAESHELSSTSELKARGKANKTQKSGDKGCTSKKATGTRILLRGECSNQKQRNKFFSEMDIIEIQATQETSKSEAQDTKESSDIEEAVTPIYNIFQAWMTVTHFWSLPLSSSHKLVLMFRNPRRALWEELKRLSLNKVPWIVGGDFNTMLHTHENQGGTISSLGSIEDFNDMVMDSGLTDAGFEGEPFTWTNKRVWRRLDGVLYSQEWADLLNSTRVSHLPRRLSDHHPLLITATRTEDKVSSSFRFQHMWIMHHNFQDMVKQSWGAPIQGYGMYRLQQKLYRLKDHLKQWNKDTFGNIFSLVDQAKAAANEAEKQFDRLPSEANLTNLNKQNAALVHTLKLESEF, from the exons ATGCCGCCTGTTACGCATCCCTTCTCTGCCGTCCGATGGGAGCTGACTGACGGAGAACAACTGGTGGACTCGCCTTCCCATGGCCGACCAGCCCCTCCAATCAGCTTCCACCAACGTAACCTCGACGCCTATGGAGACCTTG GAAATCGGATTATCCATCAACATCCCTCCgatcttagaaaattttatctGGCCGATCATAATCCCCCACCACTCGGTATCAAGTCCGTTAACCAAGGCCGACCTACTATTTCATTCACAAATACTGAGACGGAGGAGCTCGCGGCCCCCTTTCGATTTTCCCTTGTTGGAAAATTCTCGCATGGAGCACCCCCTTACAGTCAAATGCATCAGCTTATTGCTAGATTGGGCATTCAAGGCGCGTTTACAGTCAGCATGATCAACTCCAAACACACTCTTATCTCCCTTTCATGCGAGTCAGACTACTCCCGCCTGTGGCTACGGCGCATTTGGTTTCTTCAAGGCTTCCCaatgagaattttcaaatggaCGCCTACATTTACTCCGACGCAAGAATCATCTGTCGTTCctatttttgtttgctttCCTAAACTCCCTgctcatttatttcataaggAAGCTCTTTTTTCTGTCGCTAGCATGGTTGGTTCACCTTTACAAATTGATGCTTTAACTCTTAACAAGTCTAAACTATCACAAGCAAGAGTTTGTGTGGAAATAGACCTGTTAAAACCTATCATTGAAGAATTTGACTTGCATATTAATGATGTAACCATAGTACAGAAAGTTGTTTTTGAATATCTACCTAAATATTGTTTTCTGTGCAAGCATGTGGGACATAAGGATTCTGATTGTTTTTCGAAAGGTAATGCCCCAAAACCCCCACCCCGTAATAAGATCAACCCTAGGCATCGACAATTTGCAGGAATTGAGACAAAACAAGCCCGTGATAGAGGTACAAAGATGACTGTGTCAGTAGGCCATCCTACTGCCGATGAAAATTCGGAAGGAAGCAAAGCACCACTTCCCGCTGAAGAAGCGGAACGTTCAATAGCTGACGAGCCAGAAAAGGGGGACAAAGATCAACAGGAGAATGATAATGTTGCGGAACAGATTCACAGCCATGAAAAACAGGGGAACTTAAAGATGGACAACACAGAATTATTGGACGAGGATTGGAATGCTGAAAGCCATGAACTTAGTTCCACAAGCGAGCTGAAAGCCAGAGGAAAAGCTAACAAGACCCAAAAAAGTGGTGACAAGGGTTGCACTTCAAAAAAAGCAACAGGAACTAGAATCCTTTTAAGAGGAGAATGTAGcaaccaaaaacaaagaaataagtTCTTTTCTGAGATGGATATCATTGAGATTCAAGCTACCCAGGAAACTAGTAAAAGTGAAGCCCAAGACACCAAAGAAAGTAGTGACATAGAGGAGGCAGTCACACCAATCTACAACATATTTCAAGCCTGGATGACAGTGACTCACTTCTGGAGCTTGCCACTGAGCTCCAGCCACAA GTTGGTTTTGATGTTCAG GAATCCCAGGAGAGCCTTGTGGGAAGAGCTTAAAAGACTGTCCCTCAACAAGGTACCTTGGATTGTTGGAGGAGATTTCAACACTATGCTTCATACCCATGAAAATCAAGGAGGCACTATCAGTAGCTTGGGCTCTATTGAGGACTTTAATGATATGGTCATGGATAGTGGATTAACTGATGCAGGATTTGAAGGGGAGCCCTTCACGTGGACTAACAAAAGGGTTTGGAGGCGCTTAGATGGAGTCTTATATTCTCAAGAATGGGctgatttattaaattccaCCAGAGTTTCACATCTCCCCAGAAGATTGTCAGATCACCACCCTCTGTTAATTACTGCCACTAGAACAGAGGACAAAGTTTCCTCCTCTTTCAGATTTCAGCATATGTGGATTATGCACCACAACTTCCAAGACATGGTCAAACAATCCTGGGGTGCCCCAATCCAAGGATATGGTATGTATAGGCTGCAACAAAAGCTATATAGGCTGAAGGATCACCTAAAGCAGTGGAACAAGGATACTTTTGGCAATATCTTCTCTCTGGTGGACCAAGCCAAGGCTGCTGCTAATGAAGCAGAGAAACAGTTTGATAGGCTGCCTTCCGAAGCCAATTTGACCAacttaaacaaacaaaatgctGCTCTTGTCCATACTCTAAAACTTGAGTCTGAGTTTTGA